In Abyssibacter profundi, the sequence TGCCAGTCCGGGCTCCAGTGCGGCGGCTTCGAGGCCGGTTGCGAGCCGGAATTGCTCGACTGTGAACCCATTGTTGAGGCGCAGTGCATTCATCAGGAACTCCATGGGGCGATCCTGTGGCTCAATGTAGCGCGAATCGTCCAATACGTCCGCGCCGCCCGCCGACCGGATGAAGCCGCCCGGACGCCGCACCCGCGCCCGACGCTGCAGCCCGACCATGCCATGCGCCCCGGCCCCCACGCCCAGGTATTCCTCGAACTGCCAGTAGGTGAGGTTATGCCGACAGCGCCGGCCCGGCCGGGCATAGGCCGACACTTCATACTGCTCAAAACCGGCCTCGGCCAGGCGGGCCTGCCCCTGCTCCCAGATCGCCACGGCCGTGTCTTCGGCTGGCAGCGGCGGGGGGCGCCGGGCAAACGCCGTCCCCGGCTCCAGCGTGAGCTGGTACCAGGACAGATGCTCGGGTTGCAGCGCGATGGCTGCGTCCAGATCCACCAAGGCTTGCGCCAGCGATTGCTCGGGTAGCGCGAACATGACATCGACATTGAGATTGTCGAAGCCGGCCGCGCGGGCATCGGCCACGGCTGCACGGGCCGCATCAGCGTCGTGCACGCGCCCCAGGCGACGGAGCTGGGCATTGTCAAAACTCTGGATGCCAATGGACAGACGATTGACGCCCGCCGCGCGGTAACCCGCAAAGCGACTGGCATCGCTGGCGCCGGGGTTGGCTTCCAGCGTGATTTCAATGTCATTGGCAAAGCCAAACCGCTGTTCGGCGCGGGTCAGCACCTGCCCGATGGCATCAGCAGAAAACAGGCTGGGCGTGCCCCCACCAAAAAAAATGCTGGTGAGCGGCCGCCCCGGCTGCGCCGCCGCCTGTTCAAAATCGAGGTCGCGAAGCAGGGCCTGGGTGTAGCCGGACTCGTCCACACGACGGCCATTTAGGCCATGCGAATTGAAATCACAGTACGGGCACTTGGCCACGCACCAGGGCAGGTGCACATAAAGCCCCAGTGGCCGAGCGGTCATCGACTAGAGCGGTTCGATGCGCAACTGGGTGACCAGTGCCGCAACCGCCTGGCCACGGTGACTCGCCCGGTTCTTTTCGTCGGCGGTCAATTCAGCCGCCGTACGCTGCTCACCAGCAGGAAGAAACACCGGGTCGTAACCGAAACCATCTACGCCACGGGGCTGTTCAACAATGCTGCCGGGCCAGACACCCTGGGCGATGAGCGGGGCCGGATCATCCGCATGCCGCAGGCACACGCACACGCAGCGAAACCGCGCCTGACGGCGCCGCTCGCCGGCCAGGGCTTCCAGCAGCTTGGTGTTGTTGGCGGCATCATCACCGTGCCCGCCGGCGTAACGCGCCGACCGAACCCCCGGCGCACCGCCGAGGGCGGCCACCTCGATACCACTGTCATCAGCAATCGC encodes:
- the hemW gene encoding radical SAM family heme chaperone HemW; translated protein: MTARPLGLYVHLPWCVAKCPYCDFNSHGLNGRRVDESGYTQALLRDLDFEQAAAQPGRPLTSIFFGGGTPSLFSADAIGQVLTRAEQRFGFANDIEITLEANPGASDASRFAGYRAAGVNRLSIGIQSFDNAQLRRLGRVHDADAARAAVADARAAGFDNLNVDVMFALPEQSLAQALVDLDAAIALQPEHLSWYQLTLEPGTAFARRPPPLPAEDTAVAIWEQGQARLAEAGFEQYEVSAYARPGRRCRHNLTYWQFEEYLGVGAGAHGMVGLQRRARVRRPGGFIRSAGGADVLDDSRYIEPQDRPMEFLMNALRLNNGFTVEQFRLATGLEAAALEPGLARALALGTLEQIDDRIRPTALGRRHLDDVLAGF
- the rdgB gene encoding RdgB/HAM1 family non-canonical purine NTP pyrophosphatase; translation: MTMSKQLVLATGNAGKLKEMRAMLAPLGYTVRSQAEFAVEQPPETGSTFIENALIKARAAAQATGLPAIADDSGIEVAALGGAPGVRSARYAGGHGDDAANNTKLLEALAGERRRQARFRCVCVCLRHADDPAPLIAQGVWPGSIVEQPRGVDGFGYDPVFLPAGEQRTAAELTADEKNRASHRGQAVAALVTQLRIEPL